The Papaver somniferum cultivar HN1 chromosome 3, ASM357369v1, whole genome shotgun sequence genome includes a region encoding these proteins:
- the LOC113359121 gene encoding uncharacterized protein LOC113359121 has product MVIHLLAGNVKQDGVSPPPDPNGSTQEIPSGSDSYHRTGFALTSGNITRQPKIDFPRFDGSNPRAWIRKCERYFYLSSIDNSKRVDIASIHLDDKADAWFLDYQEGKLFIDWNTFAYDVCCRFEDVAYDNYVGSFNKLSQTTTVEEYYERYESLKSVMKANNRNISGDYFTMSFISGRKEEIRNLVQMFKPTTDSEVFYLARLQQASVESQSKRYKTFPRQFQPSTISFSPTSHYNPSLPPLTNIPRPSFSPDKPIITHPLTPTKPEPPIPPIKKLTPTQIQARRDTCLCYNCDVFYNPGHRCKSQQLFMLVASDEDPASPPIEDSEEETTSPSTSRDTTMEISLHALTGLVTQHTIRVPGKLLHQDIFVLIDTGSTHSFVDAALAEKLHLHIAPTGQMLVNVANGDTTVSHGVCQRLQWSMQGFKFSSDLRVLPLGGCDMVLGVDWLKKLGDVVFSLVDLKVSFQHQGIQITLQGHTDRPSCRLLNGESFLKFLKNNTPTIVGKFFSISATPIYSPPPNITSLLHNYEDVFQSSSTLPPPRDIDHKIPLKPDSIPTSQRPYRCPYIQKEVVEKLVKEMLDAGIIQDGTSPFGAPILLVKKKDGSWRFCMDYRKLNDMTIKDKFTIPLIEELLDELNGSSIFTKLDLTAGYHQIRMHLGDIYKTSFRTHHGHYEFKVMPFGLINAPATFQSLMNKVFQPFLRKFVLVFFDDIFIYNKSLEERLLHLSQLNYLGHIISTDGVAADPEKLAAMQTWPQPQNLKQLRRFLGLTGYYRSFIKGYGNIGKPLTDMIKKNSCLQLLYKLSKTSKEP; this is encoded by the exons ATGGTTATTCATCTATTGGCCGGGAATGTGAAGCAAGATG GTGTTTCTCCTCCTCCAGATCCAAACGGTTCAACCCAAGAAATTCCTTCCGGAAGTGATTCTTATCATCGTACTGGTTTTGCTCTAACTTCAGGTAATATCACTCGCCAACCTAAGATCGATTTTCCTCGTTTCGATGGTTCTAACCCGAGAGCTTGGATTCGCAAATGCGAAAGATATTTCTACTTAAGTTCCATCGACAATTCTAAGAGAGTTGATATTGCTTCTATTCACTTAGATGATAAGGCTGATGCGTGGTTCTTAGATTATCAGGAGGGTAAATTGTTTATTGATTGGAATACTTTTGCTTATGACGTGTGTTGTCGATTTGAAGATGTTGCCTATGATAACTATGTGGGTAGTTTTAATAAATTATCTCAGACTACTACTGTAGAAGAATACTATGAAAGGTATGAATCCTTGAAATCTGTAATGAAGGCTAACAATAGAAATATCTCCGGTGATTATTTCACCATGAGTTTTATCAGTGGACGTAAGGAAGAAATCAGAAATCTTGTGCAAATGTTTAAACCCACTACAGATTCTGAGGTCTTTTACTTAGCCAGATTGCAGCAAGCTTCAGTTGAATCTCAATCTAAGAGATACAAAACTTTCCCCAGACAATTCCAACCCTCCACCATCTCATTTTCTCCCACTTCACACTATAATCCTTCACTACCACCTCTCACAAATATTCCTAGACCATCTTTTTCTCCTGATAAACCTATCATTACCCATCCCCTTACACCAACTAAGCCTGAGCCACCTATACCTCCTATTAAAAAACTTACTCCGACTCAAATTCAAGCTAGAAGGGATACATGTCTATGCTACAATTGTGATGTGTTTTACAATCCAGGCCATCGATGTAAATCACAACAGTTATTCATGTTAGTGGCTTCTGATGAGGATCCTGCATCTCCACCTATTGAGGATTCTGAGGAAGAGACAACTTCTCCTTCAACTTCTAGAGATACAACCATGGAGATATCTCTTCATGCCTTAACTGGCCTTGTCACACAACACACTATAAGAGTTCCAGGTAAACTCTTGCATCAAGATATTTTTGTCCTGATTGATACAGGTAGTACACACAGCTTTGTTGATGCTGCTTTGGCTGAGAAATTACATTTACACATTGCTCCAACTGGTCAGATGCTGGTTAATGTTGCTAATGGTGACACTACTGTCAGCCATGGTGTTTGTCAGAGGTTACAATGGTCTATGCAGGGATTCAAATTTTCTAGTGATTTGAGAGTACTACCTTTAGGTGGCTGTGACATGGTTTTGGGAGTTGACTGGCTGAAAAAGTTAGGTgatgtggtttttagtttagttgATCTTAAGGtctcctttcagcatcaagggataCAAATTACATTACAGGGTCACACTGATAGGCCCTCTTGCAGGTTACTCAATGGTGAATCATTTCTCAAATTCCTTAAAAATAACACTCCTACTATAGTTGGGAAATTTTTCTCCATATCAGCTACTCCCATTTATTCCCCACCTCCAAATATTACCTCTCTTCTCCACAACTATGAGGATGTATTTCAATCCTCATCAACACTTCCTCCTCCCAGAGACATTGACCACAAAATTCCCTTAAAACCTGACTCAATACCTACTTCTCAAAGACCCTACAGATGCCCCTACATTCAAAAGGAAGTGGTGGAGAAATTAGTTAAAGAAATGTTAGATGCTGGTATTATTCAGGACGGTACAAGTCCATTTGGTGCTCCCATTTTATTGGTCAAGAAAAAGGATGGCTCATGGAGGTTTTGTATGGACTACAGAAAACTTAATGATATGACCATTAAGGATAAATTTACCATTCCTCTCATTGAGGAATTGCTTGATGAACTAAATGGCTCTTCCATTTTCACTAAATTGGATCTTACAGCAGGCTACCACCAAATCAGAATGCATCTGGGAGACATCTACAAAACTTCTTTCAGAACTCATCATGGTCACTATGAGTTCAAAGTGATGCCTTTTGGCCTGATAAATGCACCTGCTACATTTCAATCTCTGATGAATAAAGTTTTTCAGCCTTTCCTCAGGAAGTTTGTGTTAgtattttttgatgatatattTATCTACAACAAGTCTCTTGAAGAACGCTTACTTCACTTATCTCAG TTGAACTATTTGGGTCATATTATATCTACTGATGGAGTTGCTGCTGACCCTGAGAAGCTAGCAGCCATGCAAACATGGCCTCAACCCCAAAATTTGAAACAATTAAGAAGGTTTTTGGGCCTTACTGGGTATTACAGAAGTTTCATCAAAGGATATGGCAACATAGGCAAGCCACTTACTGACATGATCAAGAAGAATTCCTGTCTCCAACTGCTGTACAAGCTTTCCAAGACCTCAAAAGAGCCATGA